One genomic window of Punica granatum isolate Tunisia-2019 chromosome 1, ASM765513v2, whole genome shotgun sequence includes the following:
- the LOC116193729 gene encoding uncharacterized protein LOC116193729 — MIWLLFFLLCLPKWGLLNLEPKLIQGRDFRMLPLHSLQEDPKKTRSRNIVPFTSGQLWGGPKSIGHRRTLYTKRNSEAQLPNLLKEIVGSIMKDNEGAHLNLDHEQPALCFFVGLGSREGKLFDYWHGNCHWIWKMTASFQRKAPKCRHIWFKGICKLFWEQCQPL; from the exons ATGATTtggcttttgttttttttgttgtgtttgCCGAAATGGGGGTTATTGAATTTGGAACCAAAACTAATCCAAGGTCGAGATTTTCGAATGCTTCCCTTGCACTCTTTGCAGGAGGACCCTAAGAAGACAAGAAGCCGAAATATCGTTCCTTTCACTTCTGGGCAGCTCTGGGGAGGGCCGAAATCAATTGG GCATCGAAGAACTCTGTATACGAAGAGGAATTCTGAAGCTCAACTACCTAATCTTCTGAAAGAGATTGTCGGGTCAATTATGAAGGATAATGAAGGTGCTCATCTGAATTTGGACCATGAGCAACCTGCCTTGTGTTTCTTCGTTGG TTTGGGCAGCAGAGAGGGCAAGCTCTTCGATTACTGGCATGGAAACTGTCATTGGATATGGAAAATGACAGCAAGCTTCCAGAGGAAAGCACCGAAGTGTAGACACATCTGGTTCAAGGGAATCTGCAAGCTTTTCTGGGAGCAATGCCAGCCTTTATAG
- the LOC116209140 gene encoding calmodulin-binding transcription activator 5-like isoform X7 produces the protein MLRNFRKDGYNWKKKKDGKTVKEAHEHLKVGTEERIHVYYAHGLDNPTFVRRCYWLLDKAYEHIVLVHYRDTREQSQNSPATPVNSNSSSISDPPASWPLSEEFDSGANQTLYHLEKHVTVPDDSLTYKSHEMQLHEINTLEWDELVTDDSNNFGAPRGGSISHSDQQYIAEHKVSLLVESSRLGDLSDSVTKMGFQVESKRDSELGTNNPMEVLVNDGLQSQDSFGRWMNRIITDSPGSVDDALIESSLSFSCYSSGSSQVDIQQSPGPGQIFSITDVSPSSVLSNEKTKILVTGFFQEGYLHLSKSNLFCITGDVCVPAEIIQVGVYRCLLTPQPAGLVNLYLSFDGHKPISQVLNFEYRDPPPHASAVESSNEEKIEQEFLVQMRLAKLLLSTPKCLDIASSKISPSTLKEGRKFASKTSNLMKSWEYLIKLVEDEKASFARAKESLFELMLKSRLREWLLERLVGGFKSSELDSRGQGVIHLCAILGYTWSVQLFSWSSLSLDFRDKFGWTALHWAAYYGREKMVASLLSAGAKPNLVTDPTPENPGGSTAADLASRNGHEGLAAYLAEKGLVQHFKDMSLAGNISGSLSDSYDASALSALANENNNLTEDELYLKDTLAAYRTAADAAGRIQSAFREHSLKIRSKHVQFLNPEEEARSIIAAMKIQHAFRNYEVKKQMVAASRIQHRFRTWKLRREFLNMRRHAIKIQAAFRAFQARRQYVKIVWSVGVLEKAILRWRLKRKGFRGLPSDPLVPDQTTQQSDTEEDFFQVSRRQAEERVEQSVVRVQAMFRSKKAQEEYRRMKLAHVEAELEYEEMWDHDASMER, from the exons TGAAG GTTGGTACCGAAGAAAGGATACATGTGTATTATGCACATGGCCTAGATAATCCAACCTTTGTTCGTCGATGTTACTGGCTTCTCGATAA GGCATATGAGCACATAGTCCTTGTCCACTATCGTGATACACGAGAG CAATCACAAAATTCCCCAGCAACTCCTGTAAATTCAAACTCTAGCTCAATCTCCGACCCGCCTGCTTCTTGGCCTTTATCAGAAGAATTTGATTCAGGAGCTAATCAGACTCTTTATCACTTAGAAAAACATGTCACAG TGCCTGATGATAGTTTGACATACAAGAGTCATGAGATGCAGCTTCATGAGATCAATACACTTGAATGGGATGAGCTTGTAACTGATGATTCCAACAATTTCGGTGCACCTAGAGGAG GCAGCATTTCTCATTCTGATCAACAATATATTGCAGAACATAAG GTAAGCTTATTGGTCGAATCTTCTCGACTTGGCGATTTAAGTGATTCTGTGACTAAGATGGGTTTTCAGGTGGAGTCAAAAAGGGATTCCGAACTGGGCACCAACAATCCCATGGAAGTCTTGGTGAACGATGGGTTGCAGAGTCAGGATAGTTTTGGAAGGTGGATGAACCGCATTATAACCGACTCTCCTGGCTCAGTTGATGATGCTTTGATTGAGTCCTCACTCTCTTTCAGTTGCTATTCATCTGGCTCCTCACAAGTTGATATTCAGCAGTCTCCTGGTCCTGGGCAAATATTTAGCATTACTGATGTTTCTCCTTCATCGGTCTTGTCGAATGAGAAGACTAAG ATTCTTGTCACTGGATTCTTCCAGGAAGGATACCTTCATCTCTCAAAGTCCAATCTTTTCTGTATCACTGGCGATGTCTGCGTTCCTGCTGAAATAATCCAAGTCGGTGTTTACCGGTGCTTACTAACTCCTCAACCCGCTGGGCTTGTCAACTTATATTTGAGCTTTGATGGGCACAAACCGATCTCTCAAGTACTAAACTTCGAGTACCGGGATCCACCACCCCATGCATCTGCAGTAGAATCTTCGAATGAGGAAAAAATAGAACAAGAGTTCCTAGTTCAGATGAGGCTCGCCAAATTACTATTGTCAACTCCTAAGTGCCTTGACATAGCCTCAAGTAAGATCTCACCGAGCACTCTAAAGGAAGGGAGGAAGTTTGCTTCCAAGACATCGAATCTGATGAAGAGCTGGGAGTATTTGATCAAATTGGTTGAGGACGAGAAAGCTTCGTTTGCTCGGGCCAAAGAAAGTTTGTTCGAGCTCATGCTGAAGAGCCGATTGAGGGAATGGTTATTGGAGAGACTCGTTGGAGGGTTTAAAAGCTCGGAACTTGACAGTCGTGGTCAAGGGGTTATTCATTTATGTGCCATTTTGGGTTACACATGGTCGGTCCAACTTTTTTCATGGTCAAGTCTTTCATTGGATTTTCGCGATAAGTTCGGGTGGACAGCTCTTCATTGGGCAGCTTATTATGGCAG GGAGAAAATGGTTGCAAGCCTATTATCTGCCGGGGCAAAGCCAAATCTGGTGACTGACCCCACTCCTGAGAACCCGGGTGGTTCCACGGCAGCCGACCTGGCATCCAGGAATGGACATGAGGGACTTGCCGCCTACCTTGCGGAGAAGGGCCTTGTCCAGCACTTCAAGGACATGTCCCTAGCAGGCAACATCAGCGGGTCCCTCTCGGACTCGTACGACGCATCAGCTTTGTCAGCCTTGGCCAATGAGAACAATAATTTGACAGAGGATGAGCTTTACTTGAAGGACACCCTCGCAGCCTACCGGACAGCTGCCGATGCGGCTGGAAGGATCCAGTCAGCATTTAGGGAGCACTCGCTGAAGATCAGGTCGAAGCATGTGCAGTTCTTGAATCCTGAGGAAGAGGCAAGGAGTATCATCGCAGCCATGAAGATTCAACATGCATTCAGGAACTACGAGGTGAAGAAACAGATGGTGGCTGCCTCCAGGATCCAGCATCGATTCCGGACGTGGAAATTGAGGAGGGAGTTCCTTAACATGCGTCGTCATGCCATTAAGATTCAG GCCGCTTTCAGGGCCTTCCAAGCACGGCGACAGTACGTGAAAATTGTTTGGTCTGTTGGGGTGCTTGAGAAAGCAATTCTTCGGTGGCGTTTAAAGAGGAAGGGCTTCCGTGGGCTGCCCAGTGATCCGTTGGTTCCAGATCAGACTACACAACAGAGTGACACCGAAGAGGATTTCTTCCAGGTCAGCAGGAGGCAGGCTGAGGAACGGGTCGAGCAATCTGTTGTTCGTGTCCAGGCGATGTTCCGTTCGAAGAAGGCCCAAGAAGAGTACCGAAGGATGAAGTTGGCCCACGTTGAAGCTGAG CTAGAGTATGAGGAGATGTGGGATCACGATGCCAGCATGGAGAGGTAA
- the LOC116209140 gene encoding calmodulin-binding transcription activator 5-like isoform X5 — MEEAPTRWLRPNEIHAILCNYKYFSISVKPVNLPKSGAIILFDRKMLRNFRKDGYNWKKKKDGKTVKEAHEHLKVGTEERIHVYYAHGLDNPTFVRRCYWLLDKAYEHIVLVHYRDTREQSQNSPATPVNSNSSSISDPPASWPLSEEFDSGANQTLYHLEKHVTVPDDSLTYKSHEMQLHEINTLEWDELVTDDSNNFGAPRGGSISHSDQQYIAEHKVSLLVESSRLGDLSDSVTKMGFQVESKRDSELGTNNPMEVLVNDGLQSQDSFGRWMNRIITDSPGSVDDALIESSLSFSCYSSGSSQVDIQQSPGPGQIFSITDVSPSSVLSNEKTKILVTGFFQEGYLHLSKSNLFCITGDVCVPAEIIQVGVYRCLLTPQPAGLVNLYLSFDGHKPISQVLNFEYRDPPPHASAVESSNEEKIEQEFLVQMRLAKLLLSTPKCLDIASSKISPSTLKEGRKFASKTSNLMKSWEYLIKLVEDEKASFARAKESLFELMLKSRLREWLLERLVGGFKSSELDSRGQGVIHLCAILGYTWSVQLFSWSSLSLDFRDKFGWTALHWAAYYGREKMVASLLSAGAKPNLVTDPTPENPGGSTAADLASRNGHEGLAAYLAEKGLVQHFKDMSLAGNISGSLSDSYDASALSALANENNNLTEDELYLKDTLAAYRTAADAAGRIQSAFREHSLKIRSKHVQFLNPEEEARSIIAAMKIQHAFRNYEVKKQMVAASRIQHRFRTWKLRREFLNMRRHAIKIQAAFRAFQARRQYVKIVWSVGVLEKAILRWRLKRKGFRGLPSDPLVPDQTTQQSDTEEDFFQVSRRQAEERVEQSVVRVQAMFRSKKAQEEYRRMKLAHVEAELEYEEMWDHDASMER; from the exons TGAAG GTTGGTACCGAAGAAAGGATACATGTGTATTATGCACATGGCCTAGATAATCCAACCTTTGTTCGTCGATGTTACTGGCTTCTCGATAA GGCATATGAGCACATAGTCCTTGTCCACTATCGTGATACACGAGAG CAATCACAAAATTCCCCAGCAACTCCTGTAAATTCAAACTCTAGCTCAATCTCCGACCCGCCTGCTTCTTGGCCTTTATCAGAAGAATTTGATTCAGGAGCTAATCAGACTCTTTATCACTTAGAAAAACATGTCACAG TGCCTGATGATAGTTTGACATACAAGAGTCATGAGATGCAGCTTCATGAGATCAATACACTTGAATGGGATGAGCTTGTAACTGATGATTCCAACAATTTCGGTGCACCTAGAGGAG GCAGCATTTCTCATTCTGATCAACAATATATTGCAGAACATAAG GTAAGCTTATTGGTCGAATCTTCTCGACTTGGCGATTTAAGTGATTCTGTGACTAAGATGGGTTTTCAGGTGGAGTCAAAAAGGGATTCCGAACTGGGCACCAACAATCCCATGGAAGTCTTGGTGAACGATGGGTTGCAGAGTCAGGATAGTTTTGGAAGGTGGATGAACCGCATTATAACCGACTCTCCTGGCTCAGTTGATGATGCTTTGATTGAGTCCTCACTCTCTTTCAGTTGCTATTCATCTGGCTCCTCACAAGTTGATATTCAGCAGTCTCCTGGTCCTGGGCAAATATTTAGCATTACTGATGTTTCTCCTTCATCGGTCTTGTCGAATGAGAAGACTAAG ATTCTTGTCACTGGATTCTTCCAGGAAGGATACCTTCATCTCTCAAAGTCCAATCTTTTCTGTATCACTGGCGATGTCTGCGTTCCTGCTGAAATAATCCAAGTCGGTGTTTACCGGTGCTTACTAACTCCTCAACCCGCTGGGCTTGTCAACTTATATTTGAGCTTTGATGGGCACAAACCGATCTCTCAAGTACTAAACTTCGAGTACCGGGATCCACCACCCCATGCATCTGCAGTAGAATCTTCGAATGAGGAAAAAATAGAACAAGAGTTCCTAGTTCAGATGAGGCTCGCCAAATTACTATTGTCAACTCCTAAGTGCCTTGACATAGCCTCAAGTAAGATCTCACCGAGCACTCTAAAGGAAGGGAGGAAGTTTGCTTCCAAGACATCGAATCTGATGAAGAGCTGGGAGTATTTGATCAAATTGGTTGAGGACGAGAAAGCTTCGTTTGCTCGGGCCAAAGAAAGTTTGTTCGAGCTCATGCTGAAGAGCCGATTGAGGGAATGGTTATTGGAGAGACTCGTTGGAGGGTTTAAAAGCTCGGAACTTGACAGTCGTGGTCAAGGGGTTATTCATTTATGTGCCATTTTGGGTTACACATGGTCGGTCCAACTTTTTTCATGGTCAAGTCTTTCATTGGATTTTCGCGATAAGTTCGGGTGGACAGCTCTTCATTGGGCAGCTTATTATGGCAG GGAGAAAATGGTTGCAAGCCTATTATCTGCCGGGGCAAAGCCAAATCTGGTGACTGACCCCACTCCTGAGAACCCGGGTGGTTCCACGGCAGCCGACCTGGCATCCAGGAATGGACATGAGGGACTTGCCGCCTACCTTGCGGAGAAGGGCCTTGTCCAGCACTTCAAGGACATGTCCCTAGCAGGCAACATCAGCGGGTCCCTCTCGGACTCGTACGACGCATCAGCTTTGTCAGCCTTGGCCAATGAGAACAATAATTTGACAGAGGATGAGCTTTACTTGAAGGACACCCTCGCAGCCTACCGGACAGCTGCCGATGCGGCTGGAAGGATCCAGTCAGCATTTAGGGAGCACTCGCTGAAGATCAGGTCGAAGCATGTGCAGTTCTTGAATCCTGAGGAAGAGGCAAGGAGTATCATCGCAGCCATGAAGATTCAACATGCATTCAGGAACTACGAGGTGAAGAAACAGATGGTGGCTGCCTCCAGGATCCAGCATCGATTCCGGACGTGGAAATTGAGGAGGGAGTTCCTTAACATGCGTCGTCATGCCATTAAGATTCAG GCCGCTTTCAGGGCCTTCCAAGCACGGCGACAGTACGTGAAAATTGTTTGGTCTGTTGGGGTGCTTGAGAAAGCAATTCTTCGGTGGCGTTTAAAGAGGAAGGGCTTCCGTGGGCTGCCCAGTGATCCGTTGGTTCCAGATCAGACTACACAACAGAGTGACACCGAAGAGGATTTCTTCCAGGTCAGCAGGAGGCAGGCTGAGGAACGGGTCGAGCAATCTGTTGTTCGTGTCCAGGCGATGTTCCGTTCGAAGAAGGCCCAAGAAGAGTACCGAAGGATGAAGTTGGCCCACGTTGAAGCTGAG CTAGAGTATGAGGAGATGTGGGATCACGATGCCAGCATGGAGAGGTAA
- the LOC116209178 gene encoding GTP-binding protein SAR2-like, protein MFLVDWFRGILASLAVWRKEAKILFLGLDNGGKTTLLRMLTDESLGQYQRTQHPTSEELSIGNIKFKAFDLGGHAIARRVWKDYYAQVHAVVYLVDSCDRERFAEAKKELDALLSDDSLTNVPFLILGNKIDILNAASENELRYFLGLADSTTGKGQVNLEGTNVRPLEVFMCSIVRKMGYGEGFQWLCQYIK, encoded by the exons ATGTTTCTTGTTGATTGGTTCAGAGGGATATTGGCGTCTCTTGCTGTATGGCGGAAGGAAGCTAAGATATTGTTCCTGGGTCTCGATAATGGCGGGAAGACTACTCTGCTCCGCATGCTGACGGACGAG AGTCTGGGGCAGTATCAGCGAACCCAACACCCGACATCGGAGGAGCTGAGTATTGGGAACATAAAGTTCAAAGCTTTTGATTTGGGCGGGCACGCAATTGCTCGCAGAGTCTGGAAGGACTACTATGCTCAG GTCCACGCTGTGGTATACTTAGTCGACTCTTGTGACAGAGAGAGATTTGCCGAGGCAAAGAAAGAGCTTGATGCCCTTCTCTCTGATGATTCGTTGACGAATGTCCCATTCCTTATCCTGGGCAACAAGATTGATATCCTGAACGCCGCCTCAGAGAACGAGTTGCGATACTTTCTCGGCCTGGCTGACTCCACCACAGGCAAGGGCCAGGTCAACCTCGAGGGCACCAACGTTCGCCCACTCGAAGTCTTCATGTGCAGCATTGTCCGGAAGATGGGATATGGAGAAGGGTTCCAGTGGCTCTGTCAGTACATCAAGTAA
- the LOC116209140 gene encoding calmodulin-binding transcription activator 6-like isoform X2, which yields MEGTVQGQLFGTEIHGFHTLQDLDIRSIMEEAPTRWLRPNEIHAILCGAIILFDRKMLRNFRKDGYNWKKKKDGKTVKEAHEHLKVGTEERIHVYYAHGLDNPTFVRRCYWLLDKAYEHIVLVHYRDTREQSQNSPATPVNSNSSSISDPPASWPLSEEFDSGANQTLYHLEKHVTVPDDSLTYKSHEMQLHEINTLEWDELVTDDSNNFGAPRGGSISHSDQQYIAEHKVSLLVESSRLGDLSDSVTKMGFQVESKRDSELGTNNPMEVLVNDGLQSQDSFGRWMNRIITDSPGSVDDALIESSLSFSCYSSGSSQVDIQQSPGPGQIFSITDVSPSSVLSNEKTKILVTGFFQEGYLHLSKSNLFCITGDVCVPAEIIQVGVYRCLLTPQPAGLVNLYLSFDGHKPISQVLNFEYRDPPPHASAVESSNEEKIEQEFLVQMRLAKLLLSTPKCLDIASSKISPSTLKEGRKFASKTSNLMKSWEYLIKLVEDEKASFARAKESLFELMLKSRLREWLLERLVGGFKSSELDSRGQGVIHLCAILGYTWSVQLFSWSSLSLDFRDKFGWTALHWAAYYGREKMVASLLSAGAKPNLVTDPTPENPGGSTAADLASRNGHEGLAAYLAEKGLVQHFKDMSLAGNISGSLSDSYDASALSALANENNNLTEDELYLKDTLAAYRTAADAAGRIQSAFREHSLKIRSKHVQFLNPEEEARSIIAAMKIQHAFRNYEVKKQMVAASRIQHRFRTWKLRREFLNMRRHAIKIQAAFRAFQARRQYVKIVWSVGVLEKAILRWRLKRKGFRGLPSDPLVPDQTTQQSDTEEDFFQVSRRQAEERVEQSVVRVQAMFRSKKAQEEYRRMKLAHVEAELEYEEMWDHDASMER from the exons TGAAG GTTGGTACCGAAGAAAGGATACATGTGTATTATGCACATGGCCTAGATAATCCAACCTTTGTTCGTCGATGTTACTGGCTTCTCGATAA GGCATATGAGCACATAGTCCTTGTCCACTATCGTGATACACGAGAG CAATCACAAAATTCCCCAGCAACTCCTGTAAATTCAAACTCTAGCTCAATCTCCGACCCGCCTGCTTCTTGGCCTTTATCAGAAGAATTTGATTCAGGAGCTAATCAGACTCTTTATCACTTAGAAAAACATGTCACAG TGCCTGATGATAGTTTGACATACAAGAGTCATGAGATGCAGCTTCATGAGATCAATACACTTGAATGGGATGAGCTTGTAACTGATGATTCCAACAATTTCGGTGCACCTAGAGGAG GCAGCATTTCTCATTCTGATCAACAATATATTGCAGAACATAAG GTAAGCTTATTGGTCGAATCTTCTCGACTTGGCGATTTAAGTGATTCTGTGACTAAGATGGGTTTTCAGGTGGAGTCAAAAAGGGATTCCGAACTGGGCACCAACAATCCCATGGAAGTCTTGGTGAACGATGGGTTGCAGAGTCAGGATAGTTTTGGAAGGTGGATGAACCGCATTATAACCGACTCTCCTGGCTCAGTTGATGATGCTTTGATTGAGTCCTCACTCTCTTTCAGTTGCTATTCATCTGGCTCCTCACAAGTTGATATTCAGCAGTCTCCTGGTCCTGGGCAAATATTTAGCATTACTGATGTTTCTCCTTCATCGGTCTTGTCGAATGAGAAGACTAAG ATTCTTGTCACTGGATTCTTCCAGGAAGGATACCTTCATCTCTCAAAGTCCAATCTTTTCTGTATCACTGGCGATGTCTGCGTTCCTGCTGAAATAATCCAAGTCGGTGTTTACCGGTGCTTACTAACTCCTCAACCCGCTGGGCTTGTCAACTTATATTTGAGCTTTGATGGGCACAAACCGATCTCTCAAGTACTAAACTTCGAGTACCGGGATCCACCACCCCATGCATCTGCAGTAGAATCTTCGAATGAGGAAAAAATAGAACAAGAGTTCCTAGTTCAGATGAGGCTCGCCAAATTACTATTGTCAACTCCTAAGTGCCTTGACATAGCCTCAAGTAAGATCTCACCGAGCACTCTAAAGGAAGGGAGGAAGTTTGCTTCCAAGACATCGAATCTGATGAAGAGCTGGGAGTATTTGATCAAATTGGTTGAGGACGAGAAAGCTTCGTTTGCTCGGGCCAAAGAAAGTTTGTTCGAGCTCATGCTGAAGAGCCGATTGAGGGAATGGTTATTGGAGAGACTCGTTGGAGGGTTTAAAAGCTCGGAACTTGACAGTCGTGGTCAAGGGGTTATTCATTTATGTGCCATTTTGGGTTACACATGGTCGGTCCAACTTTTTTCATGGTCAAGTCTTTCATTGGATTTTCGCGATAAGTTCGGGTGGACAGCTCTTCATTGGGCAGCTTATTATGGCAG GGAGAAAATGGTTGCAAGCCTATTATCTGCCGGGGCAAAGCCAAATCTGGTGACTGACCCCACTCCTGAGAACCCGGGTGGTTCCACGGCAGCCGACCTGGCATCCAGGAATGGACATGAGGGACTTGCCGCCTACCTTGCGGAGAAGGGCCTTGTCCAGCACTTCAAGGACATGTCCCTAGCAGGCAACATCAGCGGGTCCCTCTCGGACTCGTACGACGCATCAGCTTTGTCAGCCTTGGCCAATGAGAACAATAATTTGACAGAGGATGAGCTTTACTTGAAGGACACCCTCGCAGCCTACCGGACAGCTGCCGATGCGGCTGGAAGGATCCAGTCAGCATTTAGGGAGCACTCGCTGAAGATCAGGTCGAAGCATGTGCAGTTCTTGAATCCTGAGGAAGAGGCAAGGAGTATCATCGCAGCCATGAAGATTCAACATGCATTCAGGAACTACGAGGTGAAGAAACAGATGGTGGCTGCCTCCAGGATCCAGCATCGATTCCGGACGTGGAAATTGAGGAGGGAGTTCCTTAACATGCGTCGTCATGCCATTAAGATTCAG GCCGCTTTCAGGGCCTTCCAAGCACGGCGACAGTACGTGAAAATTGTTTGGTCTGTTGGGGTGCTTGAGAAAGCAATTCTTCGGTGGCGTTTAAAGAGGAAGGGCTTCCGTGGGCTGCCCAGTGATCCGTTGGTTCCAGATCAGACTACACAACAGAGTGACACCGAAGAGGATTTCTTCCAGGTCAGCAGGAGGCAGGCTGAGGAACGGGTCGAGCAATCTGTTGTTCGTGTCCAGGCGATGTTCCGTTCGAAGAAGGCCCAAGAAGAGTACCGAAGGATGAAGTTGGCCCACGTTGAAGCTGAG CTAGAGTATGAGGAGATGTGGGATCACGATGCCAGCATGGAGAGGTAA
- the LOC116209140 gene encoding calmodulin-binding transcription activator 5-like isoform X6 gives MEEAPTRWLRPNEIHAILCGAIILFDRKMLRNFRKDGYNWKKKKDGKTVKEAHEHLKVGTEERIHVYYAHGLDNPTFVRRCYWLLDKAYEHIVLVHYRDTREQSQNSPATPVNSNSSSISDPPASWPLSEEFDSGANQTLYHLEKHVTVPDDSLTYKSHEMQLHEINTLEWDELVTDDSNNFGAPRGGSISHSDQQYIAEHKVSLLVESSRLGDLSDSVTKMGFQVESKRDSELGTNNPMEVLVNDGLQSQDSFGRWMNRIITDSPGSVDDALIESSLSFSCYSSGSSQVDIQQSPGPGQIFSITDVSPSSVLSNEKTKILVTGFFQEGYLHLSKSNLFCITGDVCVPAEIIQVGVYRCLLTPQPAGLVNLYLSFDGHKPISQVLNFEYRDPPPHASAVESSNEEKIEQEFLVQMRLAKLLLSTPKCLDIASSKISPSTLKEGRKFASKTSNLMKSWEYLIKLVEDEKASFARAKESLFELMLKSRLREWLLERLVGGFKSSELDSRGQGVIHLCAILGYTWSVQLFSWSSLSLDFRDKFGWTALHWAAYYGREKMVASLLSAGAKPNLVTDPTPENPGGSTAADLASRNGHEGLAAYLAEKGLVQHFKDMSLAGNISGSLSDSYDASALSALANENNNLTEDELYLKDTLAAYRTAADAAGRIQSAFREHSLKIRSKHVQFLNPEEEARSIIAAMKIQHAFRNYEVKKQMVAASRIQHRFRTWKLRREFLNMRRHAIKIQAAFRAFQARRQYVKIVWSVGVLEKAILRWRLKRKGFRGLPSDPLVPDQTTQQSDTEEDFFQVSRRQAEERVEQSVVRVQAMFRSKKAQEEYRRMKLAHVEAELEYEEMWDHDASMER, from the exons TGAAG GTTGGTACCGAAGAAAGGATACATGTGTATTATGCACATGGCCTAGATAATCCAACCTTTGTTCGTCGATGTTACTGGCTTCTCGATAA GGCATATGAGCACATAGTCCTTGTCCACTATCGTGATACACGAGAG CAATCACAAAATTCCCCAGCAACTCCTGTAAATTCAAACTCTAGCTCAATCTCCGACCCGCCTGCTTCTTGGCCTTTATCAGAAGAATTTGATTCAGGAGCTAATCAGACTCTTTATCACTTAGAAAAACATGTCACAG TGCCTGATGATAGTTTGACATACAAGAGTCATGAGATGCAGCTTCATGAGATCAATACACTTGAATGGGATGAGCTTGTAACTGATGATTCCAACAATTTCGGTGCACCTAGAGGAG GCAGCATTTCTCATTCTGATCAACAATATATTGCAGAACATAAG GTAAGCTTATTGGTCGAATCTTCTCGACTTGGCGATTTAAGTGATTCTGTGACTAAGATGGGTTTTCAGGTGGAGTCAAAAAGGGATTCCGAACTGGGCACCAACAATCCCATGGAAGTCTTGGTGAACGATGGGTTGCAGAGTCAGGATAGTTTTGGAAGGTGGATGAACCGCATTATAACCGACTCTCCTGGCTCAGTTGATGATGCTTTGATTGAGTCCTCACTCTCTTTCAGTTGCTATTCATCTGGCTCCTCACAAGTTGATATTCAGCAGTCTCCTGGTCCTGGGCAAATATTTAGCATTACTGATGTTTCTCCTTCATCGGTCTTGTCGAATGAGAAGACTAAG ATTCTTGTCACTGGATTCTTCCAGGAAGGATACCTTCATCTCTCAAAGTCCAATCTTTTCTGTATCACTGGCGATGTCTGCGTTCCTGCTGAAATAATCCAAGTCGGTGTTTACCGGTGCTTACTAACTCCTCAACCCGCTGGGCTTGTCAACTTATATTTGAGCTTTGATGGGCACAAACCGATCTCTCAAGTACTAAACTTCGAGTACCGGGATCCACCACCCCATGCATCTGCAGTAGAATCTTCGAATGAGGAAAAAATAGAACAAGAGTTCCTAGTTCAGATGAGGCTCGCCAAATTACTATTGTCAACTCCTAAGTGCCTTGACATAGCCTCAAGTAAGATCTCACCGAGCACTCTAAAGGAAGGGAGGAAGTTTGCTTCCAAGACATCGAATCTGATGAAGAGCTGGGAGTATTTGATCAAATTGGTTGAGGACGAGAAAGCTTCGTTTGCTCGGGCCAAAGAAAGTTTGTTCGAGCTCATGCTGAAGAGCCGATTGAGGGAATGGTTATTGGAGAGACTCGTTGGAGGGTTTAAAAGCTCGGAACTTGACAGTCGTGGTCAAGGGGTTATTCATTTATGTGCCATTTTGGGTTACACATGGTCGGTCCAACTTTTTTCATGGTCAAGTCTTTCATTGGATTTTCGCGATAAGTTCGGGTGGACAGCTCTTCATTGGGCAGCTTATTATGGCAG GGAGAAAATGGTTGCAAGCCTATTATCTGCCGGGGCAAAGCCAAATCTGGTGACTGACCCCACTCCTGAGAACCCGGGTGGTTCCACGGCAGCCGACCTGGCATCCAGGAATGGACATGAGGGACTTGCCGCCTACCTTGCGGAGAAGGGCCTTGTCCAGCACTTCAAGGACATGTCCCTAGCAGGCAACATCAGCGGGTCCCTCTCGGACTCGTACGACGCATCAGCTTTGTCAGCCTTGGCCAATGAGAACAATAATTTGACAGAGGATGAGCTTTACTTGAAGGACACCCTCGCAGCCTACCGGACAGCTGCCGATGCGGCTGGAAGGATCCAGTCAGCATTTAGGGAGCACTCGCTGAAGATCAGGTCGAAGCATGTGCAGTTCTTGAATCCTGAGGAAGAGGCAAGGAGTATCATCGCAGCCATGAAGATTCAACATGCATTCAGGAACTACGAGGTGAAGAAACAGATGGTGGCTGCCTCCAGGATCCAGCATCGATTCCGGACGTGGAAATTGAGGAGGGAGTTCCTTAACATGCGTCGTCATGCCATTAAGATTCAG GCCGCTTTCAGGGCCTTCCAAGCACGGCGACAGTACGTGAAAATTGTTTGGTCTGTTGGGGTGCTTGAGAAAGCAATTCTTCGGTGGCGTTTAAAGAGGAAGGGCTTCCGTGGGCTGCCCAGTGATCCGTTGGTTCCAGATCAGACTACACAACAGAGTGACACCGAAGAGGATTTCTTCCAGGTCAGCAGGAGGCAGGCTGAGGAACGGGTCGAGCAATCTGTTGTTCGTGTCCAGGCGATGTTCCGTTCGAAGAAGGCCCAAGAAGAGTACCGAAGGATGAAGTTGGCCCACGTTGAAGCTGAG CTAGAGTATGAGGAGATGTGGGATCACGATGCCAGCATGGAGAGGTAA